Proteins encoded together in one Amblyomma americanum isolate KBUSLIRL-KWMA chromosome 1, ASM5285725v1, whole genome shotgun sequence window:
- the LOC144115341 gene encoding uncharacterized protein LOC144115341 isoform X1, whose product MASPCEEDIRAAAASAAAAEADESLDATLVANGSEASQSDDSVSVESAPSSSATMTPEKATKDRSLSDGRLARAAEPDVPVRGYKAIAKHSFAIMASVVAQWLSCRPADLKDEALVRRLEDRINDRTRHLDDHLRHAHIQLTLMQRTFIVGAPCLSNPARACQIECGGVCLGSCLGETSGYISYLHTFLLSSEKLAIFLNFGRQWTASAFRDED is encoded by the exons ACGAGTCATTGGACGCAACCCTGGTGGCCAACGGCAGTGAAGCATCGCAGAGCGATGACTCAGTCAGTGTGGAATCCGCTCCGAGCAGCTCGGCAACTATGACTCCCGAGAAGGCCACTAAGGATCGAAGCCTGTCTGATGGACGCCTGGCGAGAGCTGCTGAGCCTGACGTACCAGTGAGAGGCTACAAAGCAATTGCCAAGCACTCGTTCGCTATAATGGCctctgtggtggctcagtggttatcgtgccggcctgctgacttgaaagat GAAGCCCTGGTGCGTCGGCTGGAGGACAGGATCAATGATCGGACTCGCCACCTGGACGACCACCTACGACACGCGCACATTCAGCTGACCCTCATGCAACGCACGTTCATAGTGGGTGCCCCCTGCCTCTCCAACCCTGCCCGTGCCTGCCAGATTGAATGTGGAGGGGTCTGTCTCGGTTCATGCTTGGgcgaaacgagcggctacatatcatatcttcacactttcttacttaGCAGTGAGAAacttgccatattcttgaatttcggtcgacagTGGACCGCCAGCGCCTTTCGTGACGAGGACTAG